In Rutidosis leptorrhynchoides isolate AG116_Rl617_1_P2 chromosome 2, CSIRO_AGI_Rlap_v1, whole genome shotgun sequence, one genomic interval encodes:
- the LOC139892160 gene encoding (E)-beta-ocimene synthase, chloroplastic-like, which translates to MVAKTPIDECHAAVCQRSNWSHDFIESLETDFPISRKARIKELEAKVIKTYFCNETCSLSTMNLLELVDDIERLGLGYRFQNYIKEALKNIASRKGNSVGDEDIEHSLHEVSLKFRLLREHDCNVSQEFARRFKDSHGDFFGYLETDIKGLLSLYEASYLAFEEERDLYDARYFATEHLLKLNSQDKCAFRHVNHALELPLYRRMQRVEARWYIDGYAKQKDANLLLLELAILDFNMIQASLKRDLQEVSKWWKDIGLANKLSFARDRILECFFWMVGVVFEPQYHSCRVGLTKVCSLITIIDDIYDVYGTLDELEIFTNAVQSWDITAVKHMPKYLQVTFLALYNTINEMGSKFYIPILVKEWGELCKAFLLEAKWMHSKCIPTLETYLDNAWCSASGVVLLTHGYFLIHEEISEDTIQFLKMSHDLMKWSSMIFRLCNDLGTSSAEIERGELANAISCYMLENDVCDEVAREYVQSLIDEAWMKLTKAWVTSCQGSKDCFIDMAINLARSSHCAYQYGDGHGAPDARVKDQVLSVLIKPIENLVFL; encoded by the exons ATGGTTGCCAAAACCCCTATAGATGAGTGTCACGCAGCTGTTTGCCAGCGAAGCAACTGGAGTCATGATTTTATCGAGTCCTTGGAGACCGATTTCCCA ATCAGTAGAAAGGCAAGGATCAAGGAGTTAGAAGCAAAAGTAATCAAAACATATTTTTGTAATGAAACTTGTAGTTTGAGTACCATGAACTTGCTTGAACTCGTAGACGATATAGAACGGTTGGGATTGGGCTACCGGTTTCAAAATTATATAAAGGAAGCATTGAAGAATATAGCATCAAGAAAAGGAAACAGTGTTGGAGATGAAGATATAGAACATAGTTTACATGAGGTTTCTCTGAAATTTAGACTTCTTAGAGAGCATGATTGCAATGTCTCCCAAG AATTTGCAAGGAGATTCAAGGATAGCCATGGTGACTTCTTTGGATATCTAGAGACAGATATCAAGGGGTTGCTAAGTCTATATGAAGCTTCATATCTTGCTTTTGAAGAAGAAAGAGAtttgtatgatgccagatattttGCAACGGAACACTTGCTGAAGCTTAATAGTCAGGATAAATGTGCCTTCCGCCATGTAAATCATGCACTAGAGCTTCCGTTGTATCGTAGGATGCAAAGAGTAGAAGCTAGGTGGTACATAGATGGTTATGCTAAACAAAAAGATGCAAATCTGCTTCTTCTTGAGCTTGCTATATTAGATTTTAACATGATTCAAGCGTCACTCAAACGAGACCTTCAAGAAGTATCAAA GTGGTGGAAAGATATAGGTCTAGCAAATAAGTTGAGCTTCGCTAGGGACCGAATTCTTGAATGCTTCTTTTGGATGGTTGGGGTAGTGTTCGAACCTCAATACCATTCTTGTCGTGTAGGGCTAACAAAAGTCTGCTCTTTAATCACTATCATTGACGACATATATGATGTTTATGGAACTCTAGATGAACTCGAGATCTTCACAAATGCTGTCCAGAG TTGGGACATCACTGCTGTGAAACATATGCCTAAATATTTGCAAGTAACATTCTTAGCTCTTTACAATACCATTAATGAGATGGGTAGTAAATTTTACATACCAATACTAGTAAAAGAG TGGGGGGAATTATGTAAAGCATTCTTACTGGAAGCAAAGTGGATGCATAGCAAATGCATACCAACTCTTGAAACGTATCTTGATAACGCATGGTGCTCAGCTTCAGGAGTGGTATTACTTACCCATGGTTACTTTTTAATCCATGAAGAAATAAGTGAAGACACCATACAGTTCTTGAAGATGTCTCATGATCTTATGAAATGGTCATCAATGATTTTTCGACTTTGCAATGATTTGGGTACATCATCG GCTGAGATAGAAAGAGGCGAATTGGCAAATGCAATATCGTGTTACATGCTTGAGAATGACGTATGTGATGAAGTTGCACGTGAATATGTACAATCACTAATTGATGAAGCGTGGATGAAACTGACTAAAGCGTGGGTGACAAGTTGTCAAGGATCAAAGGATTGTTTCATAGATATGGCCATTAATCTCGCTCGATCATCCCATTGTGCGTACCAATATGGGGATGGACACGGTGCTCCCGATGCCCGGGTCAAGGATCAAGTGTTGTCCGTGCTAATTAAGCCAATTGAAAATTTAGTGTTTTTGtaa